In Eleutherodactylus coqui strain aEleCoq1 chromosome 4, aEleCoq1.hap1, whole genome shotgun sequence, the following are encoded in one genomic region:
- the LOC136626657 gene encoding olfactory receptor 5V1-like, translating into MPHIDAENRTCAKVLLVLGFKYYCGYEFLFIILFSVAYLQVIMVNMLIVTLGCFCHQLQKPMFFFLMNLSVADICFSSWIMPWMITSIFLKNRSISLTACAMQMYGFLAFTSSEFLLLSAMAYDRYVAICNPLHYYLIMNRRFCAGFAAGCWLLGFADTFPHAWFTLRACYCSSNRLNHFFCDLTALMKMSCSETYSIERITYVEGAFLGVGPFVLTVTSYVFIIITVLKIQSTEGRAKAFSTCSSHLMIVVIFYGTTLSMYMRPTSTFSLEVNKMITLIYVMIIPMLNPVVYSLRNRELNRALKMVFQLDMFPGML; encoded by the coding sequence ATGCCGCACATTGATGCAGAAAACAGAACTTGTGCAAAAGTGTTACTCGTTTTGGGATTCAAATACTACTGCGGATATGAGTTCCTCTTCATCATCCTGTTTTCTGTAGCCTACCTGCAGGTCATTATGGTCAATATGCTGATAGTTACTCTTGGATGTTTTTGTCACCAGTTGCAGAAgcccatgttttttttccttatgaacCTGTCTGTAGCTGATATTTGCTTCAGTTCATGGATCATGCCATGGATGATCACTTCTATCTTCTTGAAGAACAGGTCAATATCCCTTACAGCTTGTGCCATGCAAATGTACGGCTTCTTGGCTTTCACAAGCTCAGAGTTTCTATTGCTCTCAGCTATGGCCTATGACCGCTATGTAGCAATCTGTAACCCGCTACATTACTACCTCATCATGAACAGGAGATTTTGTGCTGGTTTTGCTGCCGGTTGTTGGTTGCTAGGCTTTGCGGATACATTTCCacatgcctggtttactctcagGGCATGCTATTGCAGTTCTAATAGACTTAATCATTTCTTCTGTGATTTAACGGCTCTAATGAAAATGTCTTGCTCTGAAACGTACAGTATAGAAAGAATTACATATGTTGAAGGAGCATTTTTAGGCGTTGGTCCATTCGTACTCACTGTGACTTCttatgtttttattattattactgtctTGAAAATTCAGTCTACAGAAGGAAGAGCAAAGGCCttttccacctgttcatctcacCTCATGATTGTGGTAATATTTTATGGTACGACGTTAAGCATGTACATGCGTCCTACATCAACGTTTTCACTGGAAGTCAACAAGATGATCACTCTAATTTATGTTATGATTATTCCAATGCTTAATCCAGTTGTCTACAGTCTAAGGAATAGGGAACTCAATCGAGCTCTTAAAATGGTATTTCAATTAGATATGTTTCCGGGAATGTTGTAA